A single genomic interval of Prionailurus viverrinus isolate Anna chromosome A2, UM_Priviv_1.0, whole genome shotgun sequence harbors:
- the LOC125160378 gene encoding olfactory receptor 7A17-like: protein MAPGNDTQISEFLLLGLSDEPELQPLIFGLFLSMYLIIVFGNLLIVLAVSSDSHLHTPMYFFLANLSFVDICFTSTVIPKMLWNIQTQSKVITYAGCITQMYFFLLFVELDIFLLTVMAYDRFVAICHPLNYMVIMNPRLCGLLVLVSWIMCALNSLLESLMVLRLSFCTVLEIPHFFCELNQMIQLACSDTFLNNMVMYSGIMLLAGGPFVGILYSYSKIVSSIRGISSAQGKYKAFSTCVSHLSVVSLFYCTGLGVYLSSAATQSSHSSATASVVYTVVTPMLNPFIYSLRNKDMKGALMR, encoded by the coding sequence atggCACCAGGCAATGATACCcaaatttcagaatttcttcttctgggattatCAGATGAACCAGAATTACAGCCCCTCATATTTGGGCTTTTCCTCTCCATGTACCTGATCATTGTGTTTGGAAACCTGCTCATCGTCCTAGCTGTCAGCTCTgactcccacctccacacccccatgtacttcttcctggccaacctgTCCTTTGTGGACATCTGCTTCACCTCTACTGTCATCCCAAAGATGCTCTGGAACATCCAGACTCAGAGCAAAGTCATAACCTATGCAGGCTGCATCACACAGATGTACTTTTTCCTACTCTTTGTAGAATTAGACATCTTTCTCCTGACTGTGATGGCTTACGACCGCtttgtggccatctgtcaccccCTGAACTACATGGTCATCATGAACCCCCGGCTCTGTGGACTGCTGGTTCTGGTGTCCTGGATCATGTGTGCCCTGAATTCCTTGTTAGAAAGCTTAATGGTATTGCGGCTGTCCTTCTGTACAGTCTTGGAAATCCcccactttttctgtgaactcaATCAGATGATCCAACTTGCCTGTTCCGACACTTTTCTCAACAACATGGTGATGTATTCTGGAATTATGCTGCTGGCTGGTGGTCCCTTTGTTGGGATCCTTTACTCATACTCTAAGATAGTTTCCTCCATCCGTGGGATCTCATCAGCTCAGGGCAAGTATAAAGCATTTTCCACCTGTGTGTCTCACCTCTCGGTTGTCTCTCTATTTTATTGTACTGGCCTGGGAGTGTACCTTAGCTCGGCTGCTACCCAGAGCTCCCACTCAAGTGCCACAGCCTCAGTGGTGTATACAGTGGTCAcacccatgctgaaccccttcatctacagcctgaggaacaaaGACATGAAGGGGGCTctgatgcgg